The Polyangium mundeleinium genome contains the following window.
GATGCGGGCCGTATTTTCCGTGCTAGAGCGCGCGGCGGACACCGACGCCACAGTGCTGATCGAGGGAGAAACGGGGACGGGGAAGGAGGTGGCCGCGCGGGCGATTCATGAGGCCAGCCCGCGGTCCAAGGGACCCTTCGTCGTGCTCGACTGCTCGGCCATCTCTCCGGAGCTCGCGGAGAGCGAGCTCTTCGGGCACGTCAAGGGCTCGTTCACCGGCGCGACGATGGATAGGCCTGGAATCTTCGAGGAGGCCGACGGAGGCACGGTCTTCCTGGACGAGATCGGGGAGCTCCCGCATGGCCTGCAACCGAAGCTCTTGCGGGCGCTCGAGCGCATGGAGGTGCGTCGCGTGGGAGCGAATCGGCCGAAGCAATTCGACGTGCGCGTCGTCGCCGCCACGAACCGGCCGCTGGCCCGCGCCGTCGACCTCGGTGTGTTCCGCGAGGACCTGTATTATCGGCTCGCCGTGGTTCCGGTGCGTCTTCCGCCGCTCTCGGAGCGCTCCGAGGACATCCCCATGCTCGTTCGCCATTTCGAGAAGGAGCTCTCGAAGCGCATGCGGTCCACGCATCCGCTCTCGCAGGAGGTCGTCGACAGGTTTTCCGGTTTGACGTGGAACGGGAACGTGCGCGAGCTTCGCAACGCCGTGGCGCGCGCCCTCGCGTTCGGGGCCGGGGAAGGGCAAAAAAACCACGAAACGTGGGAGCCGGATGTG
Protein-coding sequences here:
- a CDS encoding sigma 54-interacting transcriptional regulator, with the translated sequence MNRNDDDSTNTMVPSPNGLTLRSNKIRIEVVQGPQAGETHELPGPEIRIGSGADCDFKVKDPTVSRHHLTLRIERNKIRILDAGSLNGTNVDGVHVRDGYARPDSRITIGKTVFRLLMLNMIIELPLFQGECFGQMLGRSTAMRAVFSVLERAADTDATVLIEGETGTGKEVAARAIHEASPRSKGPFVVLDCSAISPELAESELFGHVKGSFTGATMDRPGIFEEADGGTVFLDEIGELPHGLQPKLLRALERMEVRRVGANRPKQFDVRVVAATNRPLARAVDLGVFREDLYYRLAVVPVRLPPLSERSEDIPMLVRHFEKELSKRMRSTHPLSQEVVDRFSGLTWNGNVRELRNAVARALAFGAGEGQKNHETWEPDVQSLGIRLDDPLLHGRDRVAQAYEKHYLRLMLQKTDGNVSRAAELAGVGRKFVQMAMKRYGLRGELDP